The sequence CAGTGACAAATCACAGGGCCCTTCACGATTGATTTGATTGACAGTGCTCTGATGTGATGACTGATTGATCTTTCCTTTAAAAGTATCATCCTTCTGATCAAGTAGGGTACTCAAGATAATCACAAGGTATGATCTTTTGCCTCCAAGTACTAATTTTGAACACTCATGATAAATTGAGCATTGAGAATTATCTGCAAGAATTCTATGTGCTAATTGCCATGCCGTGTACTCGCTTACAAGCTTGTGGGTGTTGAACTTCCCCAAGCTGTATTGAAGCAGTAATTCACTAATTCAAGGACTTATGAAGTTATGGTACAGTACAGAAACGAATTATGTTAATGGTTAAAGAATAGGATTGAATGTAGGTGATGTTCTTATTTTGCTCAAGGTATTCAAGTTAATGCTATTCACTAGCTGTTTGGTAGTGTTCAACTGCAGTTATATGGTCTAACTATTACATGAATCTGGAAGTAAAGACTGTTTGGCACTATTGTGCCCTCAGAAAATTATTGCGACCATCGTTCTTGGATGTGGCCATCGTTGACTGCTCATATAACAAGAGACCCTTCTAAATATACCAAACATTTTTTACAAGTTACAACTACCTCACTGGCTTCCTGCACAACATAATGCAGCATAACACCATGTCACCATGGTTCCAAATTGAACCTAAAAAGTGTATGATGCCGTAGTTGATTGCATTAGGGTGGACATTCTATGGTTCAGTTCTTTTGACAGCTTTTGGTGGCTTATGGCATAAGCCGCTCCATCCCCAACTTATTCTAGAAGTCGCCCCCGAATTTTTTTTGGGCTTCGGCTAACTATTTTAGAAGCCCCCAACGATTTTAGGACCGGCTTCTACAAGGGACATCTTAAGACGCGTGGGTGCAAACTATAACTTAATTCTATAAGGATTCACAACTGCTGTCCGTTAGTTCAATTTCTGTTTGGTTCAATTTCTATGCTTGTATGCTGATATAGGTAGCTGTGTGGCACAATTTCTACGTTTTTCACCTAGCCATTCTATTCGGTAACATTTTCTACGTTGGAATGATACAATACAATATTACTTTACCTTCAGCTGATGATGGAATTACCTTATCTCCAAGCatcaaataataatcataatcaggaCTGAAGGCATGGTTTAGTTTACAAACCGTCCAACAATGTCCCCTAATTGCATAAAACATACATCCTTTATCATAGCACACAATGCCTGGATGTTCaagtaaaaaaaatacaaaaaatgcaTGTTCTGCTGTTAGCAGCCTATCACAAATTCTTCGTGTACCATATATATCAAGGCAAAATCCCTTCTACTAAAGTAGTAGTGATGTCTGGATGGGATCGAACAAGATATTACAGTACTTCCTTAATACCCTTACATACTGTGATGACACCATGgtatcttcatcttccttggacataagATGGGATAGCATTACCAGATTTCTCCATACTATCCACATTGGACACCTCCAAGCTCTTCATTGGGATCCCATCACTGGCGCCATCAACAACATCACCCTTCTCTTGAAGTTGCAAGGCAAATTCAAGTTTCCATAACACATCTCCCATTGTTGGCCGGTCGACTCCATAGTCAGCAAGGCATTTCTCAGCAGCCTCAGCAAACATCTCAAGTGAATCAGGCCTGATTTGCCCTGCGATATTGGGATCAATTATTTTACCAAGCTCCCCCTTGCGGTGCCATGTACGGGCCCACTCAGCTAGATTCACTTGGTCTCTTGGAAGAGATGGATTGATGGCCGGTCTTGCACACAGCACTTCAAAGAGTACCACACCAAAAGAGTATACATCAGACTTATCTGTCAGCTGTTGACGTCTGAAGTACTCTGGGTCAAGATACCCAAAGCTTCCTTTGACAGCAGTGCTCACATGAGTTTGTTCGAGGGATGGAGCATCTTTTGATAGGCCAAAATCAGCGACCTTGGCGATAAAATTTTCATCAAGTAGGATGTTGGTAGTCTTGACATCACGGTGAATTATGCCCTGAGCTGAACCTGTATGAAGATAATGCAGACCCTTTGCTGCCCCAATGCAAACTTCAAGGCGCTGCTTCCAAGAGATAGGCTTGATGTTTGTGTCACCATACAGATGATCCCTTAGCGGACCATTTGACATGAACTCATAAACTAATATCATCTCATTGTTCTCATCACAACAGCCAATGAGTGAAACCAGGTGGCGGTGGCGAAGTTTTGATAGCATTTGAATTTCAGTCAGAAACTCATTCATACCTTGATCAGATGATGGATTGCCTCGCTTGATTGCCAGCTGTGTGCCATCTTCAGTAGCACCAAGATAAACTTTTCCGAAGCCACCAACACCAATAACACCCTTTTCTTCGAAGTTTTTCGTGGCTTTCTGAATTTCCACGAAGGTGAAATAGCGCCCCAATCCATAAGCACTGGATGCAAACACGCTCGAAAATCCACTCTTGGTCCTTGTGGAGCCAAAGCGATTTCTGGAGAGCCTGCTGCAGCTGCTCATGAAGCTCGAGGACGAGTTTAGTGGAAGAAACCAAGAGTGGAAGCTGTTTGTCCTCTGCCATGCCGGTTTACGGTTTCGCCTGTAGCATATAACCACAGCCAATGCAGCTGTTGCTGCCAAAGCAAATGCTATGCCAGTCAGTGTCCTCTTACTAGCTTCTGAGCTTGTTTTTGGTGAAAAAAGGCCATCTAGGCTGCTTGCTTCATTGCTTATCTTCATGATCTCAAGGCCATTAAGGATGGCATTGGGGTCGCCGGAGTCGATTGTGCTTGGGCCAACCTGGACTACAAGGGTGGAATTGATGATGCTGGAAGATTCTGCAATCAAGTCCTTGTAGTAGGCTACTGCAAGCCCCATTGTCAGGCTCGATAGATCAAGGTTGGCAACAGCCATCATGCCATTAATATAGACATTGAAGTAGAGGCTATTGAGTGTCTTGCTGACAATGTCGCTGAAATGTAGGCGGATAAGGTACCTGAATCCTGGCTCTGCAACCATTTGCCATGTTATGTTGAATCTTGCATTTGTGATATTTGTTGAGGCCATCTGCTGTGCTGTTGAGTAGATGCTTGCTGGAGCGATGAGGGGTGTGAGAGTCTTGTCATCAGGGTACTTGATGGTTCTAGGAGGAACCCAAGCTGCCTCTGCTGCTGCCTCAAGCTTCAGAAAGGGTGCATCTGGCTGCCAGGTTCTGCCTAGTGTGTCATTAAACGATGTAACCAGTGCACCGCCCATGTTCAGCCGGTAGACAACCTGCAATGCATTGTTGGATATGTCAAACTGGTCCTGAGGACCCATTCTGGTGGTGGTATTTGGAATAAGGCTTGGTGGGGCTGAGACAACCTCGATCGCATTGATGAATGCTATCGAGTTTTTCTTTGGAGTAAAGATGATCTTTAAGTTGTCTCCCTGTGCTGACACAAGATACTCCCTAAACACAGGGTTTGGAGGACTGGCTATGAAGGAGAAATCATGGAGAAGGACCATGCTATCAGTGGACACGGAAAATGTTGCAGTGGTGAGGTTGTATTGGCTATCGGTGATAGGTAAGAAGTAGAGACGGATCCAGTGGCGACCAGGCTGGGAGATGAAGAAGCTATAGGTTGAGATATCAGAGAATACTCTTGCGTCAAGGTAAAGTGGAGATAATGGCGAAGCAGAAGCCAGAGATGCTTTAGCGGCAATCTTGATGTCTGTCGGGGTTGACAGAAACGATACCGACTCAGGATCAGAGCGGAATGTCCTGCCATCGTCAACCTGCACAGCAGCGGATGCCCCACAGCTGAGGAGGTAGTTGTCTTGAGGCACGAACCGATCAACTTTTGATGCAATTGCATTGGTGGTGGCTACACTAGTAATGGAAAGGATGAAGAGGATCAAGAACATTGGTACCCTCTCCCACTCGGCCATGCGGCTGCTTCTGGCCAAAATTGCCAATGCTGGCATCAGAAACACCGGCTTGCAGCAATGGCTATTGGTGGCTTCTCATGGGAGGAGGGAAGTGCTCTTTTGGATTGAAGAGAAGGAAAGGACACAGGGATGGATGAAGCAGTCTTTTATTGATTTTCGTAAGAGAGAAGGTGTTGGTTGGATGCACGTCCAGCTGAGAATCAGTCCGCGTTTTTAAATATCATGCCGAATGAGCAACTTATTAGTATATCTGCATTTCTTTCTGGAGCTCCTCCACAGAAATGACAGGTGGATGCCTTACTGTGCTTTGACAGGAAGCAGGCCGACCAACACAATCGCTGGAAAGCACCGCAGCTAGACAAGAATCAGTCAAGCAGAACTGTGCAGGTATCATATCTATATATTGAGATCGCTGAATCTTAGTGGTTATTCAATTCGATCTCCGAGGTCTTACATCTTTATCTGACGATATCTTTCGCTGGTGGGCTTGATGTAGGATATTAAACTAGTGGGCGAACTAACAGCTGGATGTTAACAAGCCAATGTGTTTGGGTATTTTTACAGCTCAAATAAACGCTTTTAACAAACAGGCTAGGTTGTCAGCACAGCTGTTCCTAACGGAATTGTAACTTTGAAGGAGAATTATCTCCTGAGAGAAGTCTCATGTCCCACCATTGTTCTAAACGGCATGGCCGTGCCATACATTGTATTATGTTTTTTTTTATTTACTTTCGCCTTCCTTGAATTTGGTTTGATTTCAGAAATCATGTGGAACTGTTACGAGAATTAACCTCTCATCAATCATGCCGAGAAGAACGTTTTCACTGGTTTTGTTCCTTGTCATGCGCATGGATATAGTTCCAGGAAATTGTGGCACCCAGGTTCTTGGCCATTTCTTCAAGAAGAGTATAATAGGCTATACTATATTGTTATTAGTCTAAGAAGAAAGACTAAAGACGATTTGTTCTTCTACCGATAAGGTGCTGAACTGTAGACGTGGGAGCCTCGCAGATGTCCAATACCCTGTACATGCTGGAGAGACAGCTGCATCGGTGGTGTATCACGTAAGTTGCAGCCCATTCTCTTTGTTTGACCAGCGAAATAGTGGGATTCCATTCACTTAGGTGGTGCTTCTCATATTTCTTGCTTATATAGAAGTGCAGCCCAATCATTGCATTGTTTATCTGCACTATTTTAGTGCTAACAGAACCTGCGATCGTCATTAATGAAATGGAATAAAGATTGTGTCTGCACTCCTCGCAAAAAGAAAGAATTGTTTCTGCACGTCTTTTTTTTTCCGAGTAAAGATTGTTTTTGCACGTCTATACTCCAGTTTCTTCCCACGGTATCGATTTCTTGCACCGGTTTGGTTGCAGCTGGGCTGGACGTGGCTTGATGTTCTGCGGCCTCATTCTAAGCCCATTGCCAGCCTGATACGGCTACTCGTAATGGGCCTATCCTAAGTAGACCTGGAACTTCGACTTTAAGAAAAAAGTGCCCCTAAAAAACTTTTAAAAAGAGTAGACCTAGAACTCTGGAAGCGTTGCAGAATTTCTGCTGAGGCATTGGCATTCTTTTCGCCAACTTTTCATTTTGAGATAGGATGCTATCTAAAAGAAAACCTAtggtgttattattattattattttaaagtATTTCCCGCAGGGTACCACGACGTTATTCTTACGGGTGATACTGTGCTGTCCATATATAcagtcaaaaataaaaataaattcaaAGGCTTGAAAGAGCTATTTCTGCTGCGTGTTAGCTCTCTAAAAATCTGTGCTCAATCCCTTTTTACAAGTTTCTAAAGGAGGGCGGAGCagcattttttcttcttcttgtgcCCAACTTCAAGCCAAGCAGACAATCGAACGGAACGGCCAACCCGTGATCCGTTGGGCCATACCTGCACCAAAACAAGACAAAGCTTGCGCAGATAAACCCAAACCAAGGAGCTCCGGCGACCAGAAAACACAACACAGGCAAGGACAAGCTCATAGTCTCTTCCTCCTGATCTTGATGTCAACGTGTGTATAATTAACCAGCTAAATCCGTGCGACATCGCTCTAGTCTCATCCCACATGAGCCCCCCTCACAAGCTGCTAAAACTACGAGCTCGTAGCCGTGCCGAAATGGGCCCCACTAACTGGACTTTACTATCGTCCGGTGCCTAATGATTGCCTATACTACTACTATTAACACAGCACACACATCTCGCGGATCATCTGTTTGGATCCTGGATTGTGATCTACATTCTACTAGTGGTTGCTGTCCGGTCCTCAACTATTTTTGTAGCCCGTCCAAATCGTGGGAGCTGTAAGTTCTAACAAATTGTGACTGGGATGTACGAGCAGAGTACTGCTGCCCTGGGCCTGTTGAGGACTACAGTTTTGGTTCTTTGTGTCACAAGAATCGAACGATATGTTGATAGTGTATAATTTTTTTTGGCTTGTCGTCAATGGTGAATGATGGGTCACTGTTCGACGATCGTTAACTATCATGGCATGAAGAACGCTTAATTGGCAGGGGCATCTTTCGGTACGGATCCTTCGGGAACCCTGTTTGCGCTCTATTTGTGATGGGGCCCTGCTTGTAATCCAAAAGTTCGAGTTAACAAAAGCTCGTAAGCTGCCTGCCTTGCTCGCGAGTCGACATCGGTGTGACGGCTCTTAGAGTAAGGCTAGCGATAGCTTAGCTAGCTTTGCTCGATTCGAAGGTAGAACTATTTGACTTGGATTGGTTCGGGTCCCCCAagtgtagtcgagttagtttttcACGAATACCCAAATCTTGCGTATCATTGTATTGATAGAACGAATAGAATGAGTACAGATAGAGGTACAATACATGACACGAACACAAACAAGCATGAATATGATGCCCGATGCAAAGGAACAAGGGATGCTCGGCCCAAATAAAGGATACATCACAGCTAAACCTACCAAGCCCGGCCCAAGGGCGGCAATGCCAAACCAACAAGAGCACCAACATCTCCAGAACCTAAAACAAGGGACACCACGAGCGAGCAAGATAGTGCCTTTAGAAAGGAGGACGACGCCGAGACGCCGTTGCTATCCGGTCTGGAGGAaccagacctagggtttcccctgagctcGAAGAGGGGCGCAACCGAGGGCCTTAataacgccttcaagaaggaaacaacatCCGCAGATGCCGCCGCTGCCAGCGTCGACAAGCCGAGCAGGGGTTTCTCCCTGGCATGAGGCTGGGCAATCCCATAGCCATCGTGTCTGGAAACGAAGATAAGGAAGCCAACGTCGGTTGGAGCCACCATGTCGAAAGGGGGTTGGCAGGGCTGCATCTGCCTTTGGAGGGTGGCACCGCCTCCGAACCCACGAGCATTGTATCTGGCAAAAGGGGAGGCATTGAGGCGTACAAAGTAGGGTAGGAGGCGAAGCAAACCACGAGGGGGGTTGTGAGACGGCGAACAGCAATGCCGACAAGCTATGACTGGAGGGACACATATCCTAGCTATCGTGGCCATATCCTTCGGGGAGGCACGCGAGCTGGAAGGaacgcagccgctgggtcgctgaGGCCGGAGCCACCCGGCGGAGAACGCCGACAGCAATGGACATCAGAGAGACGCGGGTCCAAGGTCGCGGGGACCGGAGCAGCTCCAACAAGTACCTACCTTGAGGGGCTTCATGACTACCACTAACACTGTAGTCTTGTCGCCACCGCGCGAGTCGTCGCCGTGGCTCGGGGGAGAGGAAGGGCCCCAGGTGATGAAGGGGGCTGCCTGTAGGAAAAAAGGCCGCGAGCACCTCCGCGACCGGCCACAGTACCCGTGTCCAACCCAAGACCACCAGCAGCAGCAGAGCTGGGTCACGTACCAAAGGAGGAGAGAAGGACTACAGGGGCGGCGCCCAGAGGTCGTGGCCGCTGGATCGGCAAAGACGTGCAGTAGCTAGGAAGAGGGCGCCCGCGCATGAGCACCAGGATGTGGGGCCCGGTGGAGAGGTGGGTGGCACGCGAGGGACGGATCTGCCCTGTTGGCGCCTTCCCGGGGCGTGACACGACCTTGCCGGCCAGCCCTCTGATGGTGGCGCAGCGGAAGCAAGGGGCGCGTGCCACAGAtggggaagcggcggcggcggggggggggggggggggggggtggggcatGGGGGAGGGGACAACTCTAACTATGATTGTAATGACATTATGATTGAGTAACAAGTTGTTCACCCACGCAACAACATCAACAAAAAAACATCGGTGTGACAGTGTCCTGCATGCGAGCGCGTCGAAGTGCGAAGAATGGGTGAGTTCGATTTCATCTGCCCCTTTTCTCgcgaaaagcaaaataaaaacatcTACCCTTTCTTTCATCATCACTTAGAAAAAAAAAGCACTGGACCTGTTTTTTTCAAAACAGagaaggaaaaataaaaacaagGGACAATAGGAAATGTTGTTTGCCGTGATCTGGTCGTGTTTAGAGTCTTGCCCGTCGAGAAGAAAAGGAATAATGTTTGGACTGTGCGCTTATTTTTGCATGATTCGGGTGCATTGCATCTCCACAAGATTCTGAACCCGTGCTCTGCCGTCTCAGTTAGGCCAACAAATTAGAGTAGAAGACTTTCCACCCAACTTGCTCTTGACCACCAATCAATAGATCGTCCGTCACTCTCTCGTTCTAGTACCACATGCGTCTGCATAGTCTATTCTTTTATTTAAAAGGCCTGGGTACCATAGAAAAATGCATTATGAGCCTGTATATAATCTCTCAGAAATGACATCTTAAGGGCTGCGCCTATATATTGTACTCCCTTCGTCTTATAATATACAAACGTTTTTATCATTAGAGGAAGTATTTCGCATGCCACGATCACACATCCACACCACGTCGAAATACGACAGCAGGGATGAAGGTAGAAAAGGCAGGCGGCACACGACATGGACGGCGACGCGTGCGAGGTTGGAACTTGGACGTACGTACGCGACAGGCGGCGACGACGacccgaggacgacgacgccttCTTCCAGGCCCTCTCGGGCTCGGCCGGCGTGTCGGCTTTGACCCCACGGTTTCCGAGGGCCCCGCGACCAACCCGGCGGGAGAAAAATAGCGGAAGCCCACGGGAGCGGTCCGAGGCGCGAGCCCACCTAGGCTGCGTGTTCGTCGGCCCTGTATGATGAGCGCGAGCGAAAGAGAAAAATGGAGGGAAGCGACAAGTCCTACGCACGCATGTCTCCTCCGTGGGCCCAAGGCGCGTCCCCGTTGTTTGTCTTTCGCCGTCGACGAGGCCGTGCTACGCGAGGACGAGGCTAgagttcttttttttttcttttttgatttgAAAAAGGACAAGGCTAGAGTTAACTCAACCGACCAAACACCCCGGTCCCGTCCACGGACGGTGACGGGCACCTCGACCACCTACCTACTCGTCGTCGGAGAAGTCGACGATCTTAGTGCCCGGCAGCATGGGCGGTAGCTGTAGATCCGTCtgctccgctccggcctcctcctcctcctccatcgccGCGTCGAGTACGGCGAAAAGCGTGTCCGACGCCGCCTACTCATGCGGACTGGCGGCGCGGAGAGAGGGAAGGTGGATGGGCTAGGGTTGTGAGACGCTGACCGGCTTAAATAGGCGGATTTGGTCTCGGGCGGCGAGCCGGAGCGACGCCACGCGGCGATGGAGGAGGCGTCCGCCGGACCGCCAGGTTTTCAggcgacactagtagaaaacagagctttGGTCCAAGCCAGataagagcattaatcccggttctctcacgaaccgggaccaatggatgcatcagtcccggttcgtgaggcgagagcgccggccgggcctcggggggcatagtgtcggtgtcaaaaccgacggatttcgggtagggggtcccgaactgtgcgtctaaggctaatggtaaacaGAAGgcgggagacacaatgtttacccaggttcgggccctctctacggaggtaataccctacttcctgcttgattgatcttgatgaatatgagtattacaagagttgatctaccacaagatcgtaatggctaaaccctagaagtctagcctatgagattatgatcgtcgtcctacggactaaaccctccggcttatatagacatcggagggggctagggttacacaaagtcagttacagagaaaggaatctacatatccgcatcgtcaagcttgccttccacgtaaaggagagtcccatccggacacgggacgaagtcttctatcttatgtcttcatagtcctacagtccggccaaagtatatagtccggctctccgaggaccccctaatccaggactccctcagtagcccctgaagcaggcttcaatgacgatgagtccgacgcgcagattgtcttcggcattgcaaggcgggttccttctccgaatacttcaaagtacttGACTCAAATAACAGTGTCCGGCCCTTCATTTAATGACTCGCTCATCGACTTCTGCACCTtcatgacttcagcttccacgcgtcgagcgaataCAAGAGGTCGGAGCATTTTTGCGTTTACCACCCTGACCGTATGAAAGAATTTtctattaaagagacgaggatcttCATATCTGATCCGCACCATCTCCCCCAAACGAGGAATCCTCAAAGCTTGCTCGCCAAAAAACCACCCCAGCATGGCTAACGcttccagctcttcctcccgccctcGCGGCCCCAAGCAGGGGGACTGGGAGAAGTGTTCCTTATCCCACGGCCAACTGGTGaagctgcagacccagggattcccccccccccccgcagatctagtccctgtccgagccggactGGCTTCTTTCGACGACGGGGAATAGGCGGAGAAGTTCCCCAACCCGTCcaggggggagcgggtatgctttgttccctatttgctgagaggcgtcggatttccaatccatccgtttctccgagggcttctggagcactatggtctccaactgcacaacttcacacctgcctccatcctgcacattgcgggttatgttgctctttgcgagctatttctgggctgcgaggctcatttcgagctatggaagaagctgttctacCTCGTCCCTtgtaatcaagagggatcaatattccaagtgggcggagccgagatatgacGCATCGCTGGGATCAGATACTTATCCGgtacgccgaagaaggcatccgaagaatggccttccaaatggttttatattgaagacgtatCCCTTCCTGACCCAATCCGGAGGGGTCTTCCTGAATATTCAATTACTCCCTTGAAGAAGCGCCTCAGTTGGCGTCCTCGGAACCCCAGGGAGGAAGATAGCATGgaagttttgaaggaaatatgccctagaggcaataataaagttattatttatttcctcatatcatgataaatgtttattattcatgctagaattttattaaccggaaacatgatacatgtgtgaatacatagacaaacatatagtcactagtatgcctctacttgactagctcattaatcaaagatggttatgtttcctaaccatagacatgtgttgtcatttgattaatgggatcacatcattagaagaatgatgtgattgacatgacccattccgttagcctagcacttgatcgtttagtatactgctattgctttcttcatgacttatacatgttcctgtaactatgagaaatatgcaactcccgtttaccggaggaacactttgggtactaccaaacgtcacaacgtaactgggtgattataaaggagtactacaggtgtctccgaaggtacatgttgagttggcgtatttcgagattaggttttgtcactccgattgtcggagaggtatctctgggccctctcggtaatgcacatcattataagccttgcaagcaatgtgaccaaatgagttggttacgggatgatgcattacggaacgagtaaagagacttgccggtaacgagattgaactaggtattggataccgacgatcaaatctcgggcaagtaacataccgatgacaaagggaacaacgtatgttgttatgcggtttgaccgataaagatcttcgtagaatatgtaggaaccaatatgggcatccaggtcccgctattggttattgaccgagaatggttctaggtcatgtctacatagttctcgaacccgtagggtccgcacgcttaacgttacgatgacagttttattatgagtttataagttttgatgtaccgaagtttgttcggagtcccggatgtgatcacggacatgacgaggagtctcgaaatggtcgagacataaagattgatatattggaagcctatgtttggacatcggaaaggttccgggtgaaatcgggattttaccggaacaccggggggttaccggaaccctcccgggggttaatgggccttagtgggccatgagggagaagaggagggccggccagggcaggccgcgcgccccctcccccctagtccgaataggacaaggaaggggggggcggcgcccccctttcctctttcccctcccccctttccttctccaccaaggcaagaggggggagtcctactcccggtgggagtaggactcctccaggcgcaccccaagggggccggccgcacctccccctccctcctttatatacgggggcaggggggcaccccataacacacaagttgatctacggatcgttccttagccgtgtgcggtgcccccctccaccatattccacctcggtcatatcgtcgcggagtttaggcgaagccctgcgccggtagagcatcatcatcgtcaccacgccgtcgtgctgacggaactcatccccgaagctttgctggatcggagcccggggatcgtcatcgagctgaacgtgtgctgaactcggaggtgccgtacgttcggtgcttggatcggtcggatcgtgaagacgtacgactacatcaaccgcgttgtcataacgcttccgcttacggtctacgagggtacgtggacggacactctcccctctcgttgctatgccatcaccatgatcttgcgtgtacgtaggaatttttttgaaattactacgttccccaacagtggcatccgagcctaggttttatgcgttgatgttatatgcacgagtagaacacaagtgagttgtgggcgatataagtcatactgcttaccagcatgtcatactttggttcagcggcattgtgagatgaagcggcccggaccgacattacgcgtacgcttacgcgagactggtttcaccgctacgagcactcgttgcttaaaggtgaccggcgggtgtctgtctctctcactttagttgaaccgagtgtggctacgcccggtccttgcgaaggttaaaacagcaccaacttgacaaactatcgttgtggttttgatgcgtaggtaagaacggttcttgctaagcccgtagcagccacgtaaaaattgcaacaacaaagtagaggacgtctaacttgtttttgcagggcatgttgtgatgtgatatggtcaagacgtgatgctatattttattgtatgagatgatcatgttttgtaaccgaagttatcggcaactggcaggagccatatggttgtcgctttattgtatgaaatgcaaacgccctgtaattgctttactttatcactaagcggtagcgatagtcgtagaagca comes from Triticum aestivum cultivar Chinese Spring chromosome 5B, IWGSC CS RefSeq v2.1, whole genome shotgun sequence and encodes:
- the LOC123117009 gene encoding probable receptor-like protein kinase At5g61350 is translated as MPALAILARSSRMAEWERVPMFLILFILSITSVATTNAIASKVDRFVPQDNYLLSCGASAAVQVDDGRTFRSDPESVSFLSTPTDIKIAAKASLASASPLSPLYLDARVFSDISTYSFFISQPGRHWIRLYFLPITDSQYNLTTATFSVSTDSMVLLHDFSFIASPPNPVFREYLVSAQGDNLKIIFTPKKNSIAFINAIEVVSAPPSLIPNTTTRMGPQDQFDISNNALQVVYRLNMGGALVTSFNDTLGRTWQPDAPFLKLEAAAEAAWVPPRTIKYPDDKTLTPLIAPASIYSTAQQMASTNITNARFNITWQMVAEPGFRYLIRLHFSDIVSKTLNSLYFNVYINGMMAVANLDLSSLTMGLAVAYYKDLIAESSSIINSTLVVQVGPSTIDSGDPNAILNGLEIMKISNEASSLDGLFSPKTSSEASKRTLTGIAFALAATAALAVVICYRRNRKPAWQRTNSFHSWFLPLNSSSSFMSSCSRLSRNRFGSTRTKSGFSSVFASSAYGLGRYFTFVEIQKATKNFEEKGVIGVGGFGKVYLGATEDGTQLAIKRGNPSSDQGMNEFLTEIQMLSKLRHRHLVSLIGCCDENNEMILVYEFMSNGPLRDHLYGDTNIKPISWKQRLEVCIGAAKGLHYLHTGSAQGIIHRDVKTTNILLDENFIAKVADFGLSKDAPSLEQTHVSTAVKGSFGYLDPEYFRRQQLTDKSDVYSFGVVLFEVLCARPAINPSLPRDQVNLAEWARTWHRKGELGKIIDPNIAGQIRPDSLEMFAEAAEKCLADYGVDRPTMGDVLWKLEFALQLQEKGDVVDGASDGIPMKSLEVSNVDSMEKSGNAIPSYVQGR